The Candidatus Peregrinibacteria bacterium genome includes the window TTACAACTTACTGCTTTCCAATTGAAAAAAATATTCGCAATATTTCTAAAGCAAATCGGTATTATTTATTCGTTCTCGCAACGACAATGTCATCCCTGATAAAGAGAAGCTCTTTATTTTTGACATCTCTCATTTTCTGAATTTTTGGATTTCCTTCAAGGGCTACGAGCGCTTCCCTCTGTGAAAGAAGCATAGCAACTACCTCATTTGCTCGTACGAGTTCTGCATGTTTTTCCTGAAGAATACGGAGATGATAATCCTGCGTTGCCTTTTCGTTTGCATAAAAAAGATACAAGAGAGAAATGCCTGCAAGTACGAGCCCAATAACAACAAGGACCGTCGTGATGCCAACCTCGACGCGTTCTGAAAGCGGTCTTCTTCTCAGCATTCTCTGGGGATGTAGCAAAAGAGCTGATGTGCTCATAATGTTTCGTGGGAGGAAAAGTTTATAGAACTTTCTCAGCGACTCTCAATCGGGCTGAACGTGCTCTTGGATTTTTTTCTGATTCTTGCCTGGAGGGGAGTATACATTTTCTCGTAATCAACTTCAATGGTGCTTTTGACATTTTTTCGTTGACTTTTGATGGGTATTTCTGGTTTTTCTCCTTTTCACTTTGTGAATTAAAAAATGTCTTCACAATGCGATCTTCAAGCGAATGGAATGAAATGACGGCAATCCTCCCAGACGGTTCTAAAAAAGGAAGAGTTTCGGGAAGCACTTTTTCTAAATATTCAAGCTCATGATTCACGGCAATTCTGAGGGCCTGAAAAATGAGTGCCACTGTGTGTTTCTCGCCTTTTGGGTCATGAGGAGATGCATGTGCTGAAATAAAATCCGCAAGTTCTCCAGTGGTAGAAAAAGGGCGAACACTCCTTTGTTCTGTGATTTTTCTGCCATAGAACCCTGAACGTTTGACTTCGCCATATTTCCAAAAAATATGAGCGAGTGCTTCTTCTGAAAAAGTATTGAGGATCAATGCTGCGGTTTCCTTGGTATGCTCCGGATCCATTCTCATATCGAGCGGTCCGTTTAAACGGAGAGAAAATCCCCTTTCTGCCTCATCGAGATGAAGTGAGGAAATGCCGAGATCAAATAAAACTCCGTTGATGCGTGGTATTTTGAGTTCCCGAAGAACTTCAGCGAAATGGATAAAATTCTTGGGAACAAAATCCACACGATCTTTAAAATCCTTGAGGACATTCTTTGCGATGGAAAGATTCCTGGGATCCTGTTCGAATCCGATGAGTTTTCCATGCGGAGCAGTTCTCACAAGTATTTCCTTTGCATGACCTCCTAGGCCGAGCGTTGCATCAACAAATGTTTGATTCTCCTCAGGACGTAAATATTCTATAACCTCCTGAAGTAAGACAGGAATATGCATGTTCAATTGAGAGATGCTGTAAAAGAACTGAAAAATGTGAGTATTTTGTGGATAATTTGTGGATAATTTTTGTGATCTATCCCATCCAAAAATATCGTTTTGCATTGTGCCAAACTTACTCTATGCGCGTCAACAATTTTATAATTATTGATAAAAAAGCCGCGCACATTTTGTATACATCAAATTCGAGCAAAGCTCAAAAGAAGCCATTTTTTGATTTGGAAAAAACGGGTTTTCAAAACAAAAAATTATTGTACAATATTATCGAACACGAACTAATTTTGTGTTCTCAGATTTCCAGATTTCCGACTGGGGTTTTGGAGATAAATTACCAAAGCTTGTAAAGAAAATTTTATGATCATGAAACTTGTTTTGAATTTCTTTTTCTGAGAAGAGCGGTGCTTCTCCTGAGATATTTGCACTCGTAGAAATTAATGGCTTTCCCCAGAGAGAAAGGAATTCACGAATACGAAAATCACACGGAACCCGAATCCCTATCTCGGGAAATTCACGGAAAAATTCATGAAGTACAGGTTTTTTGTGAACGAGAATGGTAGTTGGAATTTCTGTTTTTTCCCATCGTTCTATTGCAAATTTTCTCATTTCCTCTGAAAATTCTCCATATTTTTCTGCCATTTCCATGTCGGCAACAAGAAGAAGGAATGGTTTCTTTTCATCTCTTTTTTTTATTCTTTGAATGTGCCGAATTGCTTCTAAAGAAAATGGATCAGCAGAGAAGCCAAAACTGGTATCGCTTGGAAAAACGAAAACTTCTCCGGCATTCAGCTTTTCGATAATTTCTGGGAATTTTTCTGGAATGAAGGGAATGAATTTCATCTGTGTTCTTAATAAAAATTTAGGGGAATTCCTGACCGATCAACTCTTATTTTAAAGAATATTTTGAGGAGAGTCACTCTTTGAAAGATAAGAAAGAAATAGATTTTTAATTTTTTTTTCGATATTCTTTCCGTAAGACTTTTTTTAATCTCAATGGAAACCATTTTCTTTATCGTTCTTCTCCTCATGGGGGTGTATTTTGAGAAGAGAATTTCGAAGTTGGAGAAATCATTTCAAGAGAGTTTGAGAGAAAGCGAGAAGAAGAATGAAGACCATAAAGAAGTGACTCATCTTCCTGAAGTTTCTTTCAATAAAAACGGTATTGAACATGACCATCTACCAGAAAAAACTTCATCGCGTTTTGTAGAGTGGCTTGTAACCGATTGGATCATGAAGCTCGGAGCCCTTCTCATTCTCCTTGGCTTTGCATGGTTAACGAGTTACGCATTTCTGAATAATTGGATTGGTCCAATGGGAAGAATTACTTTTGGAATTTTGTCGGGGGCGATAATACTCCTTCTCGGAGAATTGCGTATTCGGAAATTTCATTCACAAGGCGTCATATTGCTCTCTCTGGGGGCAACAACAATTCATCTCTCAATGTTTGCTGCGCGTGAACTTTATGACTTTTTCACGCCATCTATTGCTCTTTTGGTCATGGCACTTCCTGTTATTTTCCTTGCAACTTTAAGCGTAAAACACAAAAGTCTTTCGCTCGCTATTTTAGGTCTTGTCCTTGGCGCTATCGCCCCACTTCTGACAAATGCTTCTCCTGAGGGAATTCTGGGGATTTATACGTATCTTTTTCTCATTATTGCAGGAACTTTTCTTGTCACACTCCTCACAGAGTGGCGAATTCTCACCTTTCTGTCACTCATAATTATGAGTGTATACAGCGTTCCTTATTTTTTGGAAGGGCTTTTCTTTTCCGGAGGCTCTCTTTCTAAAGGCGACGTTTTCTCCGCACAAATATTTACATTGCTCTTTGGGGGGATTTTTTACGTAGCGAGTCTTATTAGCATTTTTCGTTCCAAAAAAACGCTTTCTGCTGATATCTTCTCCATTGGATGGAATGCCCTCTATGTCCTTGCATGGATTCAAACGGCCTTCTCTGATGAGTGGAAAAGTCTTATTACATCGGTCGTTGCTCTTATTTTTATGATGGGTGCGTACATTCTCCTGCGATCTGCTCAACTAAAAACATCTATTTATACTTATGGTACAGCTGCTTTCATGATGATTGCTGCTGCGACTGCATTTGAACTTTCTGGTCCAGCACTCCTCATCGCCTATACTTTGGAAGCCGGAATCATCCCGATAATTGTTTTTCTCATTATGAAAAACAATGATGATGCACAAAAGAGCGCTCTTCTCCTGGCACTCTCCTTGTATTTTTCAGGAGAACACATTACTTCTTTTCAGTGGCGAACGGGAGTGTTTCATGGAGATTCTGCCGTATTGCTTACGATAATCATCGTTTTCAGCGGATTATTTGTATTTTTTTCTTCTCAAAAATATACATTTCCAAAATGGTTTTTGAATCTTCTTTTGGGCATTAGTGGTCTCTATGGCTTGATATTTATTTGGCTCAGTGTTCATGCAGGGATGGAAAATGAGACCATTGCTCAAGCGACAGTTCTCACCATTTATACACTCCTTGGAATCGGACTCTATCTCGCGGGGAGAAATATGCTCAGCAAATTCATCCGATATGGTGGAGGTGCACTCGTTGGATTTGTTGTCCTCCATCTTCTCTTTGTAGAAATCTGGGAAATGAGCCTTGCTGGTAGAATTATTACTTTTTTTCTCATCGGAATCCTGCTCATGAGCACGGCTCTTCTCGAGAGAAAGTCTTCTCATCCTTCATCCATATGAAAAAAAATATTTTTGTTACTGTGTTTTTTTTGACATTTTTTGGGATTATTCTTCCCCAAAGTACATCTGGAGAAGCTCTGAAAGAGAAATATTCTCTCCTCTCTTCTTTTCGCTCATTTATGGAAATTGTTCCTCGAGAAAGTGGAGTTCCTCAGGTCATTGAAATTCCTCTGCCTCATGGTTCGTTTCTAGGAAATGATATCGCGGTTTTAGAAAAGGAAACCGGAAGTTTTGAACCATGGTATCTCAAAAGAGCCGAAAAAAATCCATTTTCTCAAAGCACGATAACATCCAATCAGCAGAGAGGAAGTGCTGAATATTTGAGAGATAATAATATCGACACCTATGCCGAATATATACTTCCCGAAAGCGGAGAAAAGGGGACTGCAGAAATCATTGTTACATCGCCAATTCCAATCGAAGCTTCTCTCCTGACAATAGAGCTTGATGCATACGTTGCACTTCCTTTCACGATAGAAATCCTCTCATTAGAAAAGGGAACTCCAGAAGTTGTATATGCAAAATCATATTTAAGAGAAAGAAGCGTGTATTTCCCAAAAACAGCAAGCAGATCATGGAGAATAATATTTCAGTATATTCAACCACTTCGAATCACCGAATTTGATCTTTCCGATTCTTCGAATG containing:
- the rsmH gene encoding 16S rRNA (cytosine(1402)-N(4))-methyltransferase RsmH — protein: MHIPVLLQEVIEYLRPEENQTFVDATLGLGGHAKEILVRTAPHGKLIGFEQDPRNLSIAKNVLKDFKDRVDFVPKNFIHFAEVLRELKIPRINGVLFDLGISSLHLDEAERGFSLRLNGPLDMRMDPEHTKETAALILNTFSEEALAHIFWKYGEVKRSGFYGRKITEQRSVRPFSTTGELADFISAHASPHDPKGEKHTVALIFQALRIAVNHELEYLEKVLPETLPFLEPSGRIAVISFHSLEDRIVKTFFNSQSEKEKNQKYPSKVNEKMSKAPLKLITRKCILPSRQESEKNPRARSARLRVAEKVL
- a CDS encoding L-threonylcarbamoyladenylate synthase — translated: MKFIPFIPEKFPEIIEKLNAGEVFVFPSDTSFGFSADPFSLEAIRHIQRIKKRDEKKPFLLLVADMEMAEKYGEFSEEMRKFAIERWEKTEIPTTILVHKKPVLHEFFREFPEIGIRVPCDFRIREFLSLWGKPLISTSANISGEAPLFSEKEIQNKFHDHKIFFTSFGNLSPKPQSEIWKSENTKLVRVR
- a CDS encoding DUF2339 domain-containing protein; protein product: METIFFIVLLLMGVYFEKRISKLEKSFQESLRESEKKNEDHKEVTHLPEVSFNKNGIEHDHLPEKTSSRFVEWLVTDWIMKLGALLILLGFAWLTSYAFLNNWIGPMGRITFGILSGAIILLLGELRIRKFHSQGVILLSLGATTIHLSMFAARELYDFFTPSIALLVMALPVIFLATLSVKHKSLSLAILGLVLGAIAPLLTNASPEGILGIYTYLFLIIAGTFLVTLLTEWRILTFLSLIIMSVYSVPYFLEGLFFSGGSLSKGDVFSAQIFTLLFGGIFYVASLISIFRSKKTLSADIFSIGWNALYVLAWIQTAFSDEWKSLITSVVALIFMMGAYILLRSAQLKTSIYTYGTAAFMMIAAATAFELSGPALLIAYTLEAGIIPIIVFLIMKNNDDAQKSALLLALSLYFSGEHITSFQWRTGVFHGDSAVLLTIIIVFSGLFVFFSSQKYTFPKWFLNLLLGISGLYGLIFIWLSVHAGMENETIAQATVLTIYTLLGIGLYLAGRNMLSKFIRYGGGALVGFVVLHLLFVEIWEMSLAGRIITFFLIGILLMSTALLERKSSHPSSI
- a CDS encoding thrombospondin type 3 repeat-containing protein, whose product is MKKNIFVTVFFLTFFGIILPQSTSGEALKEKYSLLSSFRSFMEIVPRESGVPQVIEIPLPHGSFLGNDIAVLEKETGSFEPWYLKRAEKNPFSQSTITSNQQRGSAEYLRDNNIDTYAEYILPESGEKGTAEIIVTSPIPIEASLLTIELDAYVALPFTIEILSLEKGTPEVVYAKSYLRERSVYFPKTASRSWRIIFQYIQPLRITEFDLSDSSNEETLKGLRFLTRPKMTYEVYFDADVPTHIVTRESGNLADDSGVLKISSPSIIPNPLYKKADSDLDDIPNEMDNCVDISNNDQKDEDSNGRGDVCDDYDRDGLINAEDNCQDYPNRDQNDTDADGIGDICDTAESRITERLPWLPWAGIIVTGGIIGSMLFFTLRKP